The following coding sequences lie in one Haladaptatus sp. DJG-WS-42 genomic window:
- a CDS encoding glycosyltransferase family 4 protein: protein MRVAFVSSHTTDRRDTPGNRRVRRVAEGLSQKGHEVAVFCTQWWEGETVTEFERDGVTYHAVTDTPAPLTFATKLPFALSSFNPDIIHATPTPPAQVVGARLTTLFSRTPVLVDWYGDDDPPDSWRGRYPARAPTAVITPSRMVSTWVRESGASAEAVEIIPQGVDISLIADTDPNDGVDVVTASRMDDHANLDSLFLALAELRDRDWHAVVIGDGPNRAAFEQQAGDLRIADRITFTGSLTPAERVAYYKGAHVFTHTATRTPFATELLWGLACGCIGIVEYHTNSAAHELVEGLKRGFRATSPPEIANAIEEAGSLDTRPTDERFFKYSHDAMLERYLTCYSAVRDDAGLF from the coding sequence ATGCGCGTCGCGTTCGTCTCGTCTCACACAACCGATAGACGAGACACCCCAGGCAACCGCCGGGTTCGCAGAGTCGCAGAAGGGCTCTCACAGAAGGGCCATGAGGTTGCCGTGTTCTGTACCCAGTGGTGGGAGGGTGAGACCGTAACCGAGTTCGAGCGAGACGGTGTCACCTACCACGCCGTCACCGACACCCCCGCCCCGCTCACGTTCGCGACCAAACTCCCGTTTGCCCTCTCGTCGTTCAACCCTGACATCATCCACGCCACCCCGACGCCACCGGCACAGGTGGTTGGCGCGCGACTGACAACGTTGTTCTCGCGGACGCCAGTGCTGGTCGATTGGTACGGCGACGACGACCCACCAGACTCATGGCGCGGGCGGTATCCGGCTCGTGCGCCAACGGCGGTCATCACGCCCTCACGGATGGTGAGCACGTGGGTCAGAGAAAGCGGGGCGTCTGCAGAGGCTGTCGAAATCATCCCTCAGGGGGTCGATATATCTCTGATAGCGGACACGGACCCGAACGATGGCGTCGATGTCGTCACCGCCAGTCGCATGGATGACCACGCGAACCTCGACAGCCTGTTTCTCGCGCTCGCAGAGCTTCGTGACCGCGACTGGCACGCAGTCGTCATCGGTGATGGGCCGAATCGAGCAGCCTTCGAGCAACAGGCTGGAGACCTCAGAATCGCAGATCGGATCACGTTCACCGGGTCGCTCACGCCCGCAGAGCGGGTGGCCTACTACAAAGGCGCACACGTGTTCACCCACACAGCCACGCGGACGCCGTTTGCCACCGAACTGCTCTGGGGACTCGCGTGTGGGTGTATCGGCATCGTTGAGTACCACACCAATTCTGCGGCCCACGAACTCGTCGAAGGCTTAAAACGGGGTTTTCGCGCAACCTCACCGCCGGAAATCGCAAACGCAATCGAAGAAGCCGGGTCGCTCGACACGCGACCGACAGACGAGCGCTTTTTCAAGTACAGTCACGACGCGATGCTCGAACGCTATCTCACCTGTTATTCTGCGGTACGCGACGATGCTGGGCTCTTTTAA
- a CDS encoding helix-turn-helix domain-containing protein, with translation MSTILEFVLPSESFMFGSALTQSTGIHIELERIVPLGEQPVPYIWVSGAAAASFERLVTASPEIESLTLLDQIDDRLLYRVVCTQPSERLLTALLETGGTVLEAHGDDSWFFRVRFQNHDSVTAFHTACDTYDIPVEVERIATLDAIEGTDMPVTLTEEQQEALILAVKKGYFESPRLVSLDELSDELGITPQAVSKRLRPAIKKTIYHSVRSLNGSDVRERR, from the coding sequence ATGAGCACTATCCTCGAGTTCGTCCTCCCCTCGGAGTCGTTCATGTTTGGGTCTGCGCTCACGCAGTCAACGGGCATCCATATCGAACTCGAACGAATCGTCCCACTTGGCGAGCAACCGGTTCCCTACATCTGGGTGTCCGGCGCTGCGGCAGCATCGTTCGAGCGACTCGTCACGGCGTCGCCCGAGATTGAATCGCTCACCTTACTCGACCAGATTGATGACCGATTGCTCTACCGCGTTGTCTGTACGCAGCCCTCAGAGCGTCTGCTGACCGCCCTTCTCGAGACGGGTGGGACGGTTCTTGAAGCGCATGGAGACGACAGCTGGTTTTTTCGCGTTCGCTTCCAGAACCACGATTCAGTGACGGCGTTTCACACCGCCTGTGACACCTACGACATCCCGGTCGAAGTCGAGCGCATCGCCACGCTTGACGCGATAGAAGGCACAGACATGCCCGTCACACTCACTGAAGAACAGCAAGAAGCGCTCATTTTGGCCGTGAAAAAGGGCTACTTCGAAAGCCCTCGACTCGTGTCGCTTGACGAACTCAGCGACGAACTCGGCATCACGCCACAGGCAGTTTCAAAACGCCTCCGCCCGGCGATAAAGAAGACAATTTACCATTCCGTTCGCTCGCTTAACGGCAGTGATGTGCGCGAGCGGAGGTAA